The following coding sequences lie in one Candidatus Paceibacterota bacterium genomic window:
- a CDS encoding transketolase — protein sequence MLSDQTIWGLETKANEIRQSIIEMLLEAGSGHTAGPLGMADIFTALYFKILKHDPKNPKWEERDRLVLSNGHICPVLYATMAHAGYFPIEELKTLRKFGSRLQGHPHREFLPYLENSSGPLGSGLSQAVGMALGDRIDRGPSSDRYIYCLMSDGELDAGNSWEGAMLAGKEKLRNLIAIIDRNNIQIDGFTEDIMPLENLRARWEAWNWHVQEIDGHNFSEIVSAIDQAKAIFEKPSVIIAHTIPGKGVKEFERDFHWHGKAPNKEEAKMALNELRTLSGKIRSEHE from the coding sequence ATGCTCTCTGACCAAACAATCTGGGGACTGGAAACGAAAGCGAATGAAATTCGCCAGTCAATTATTGAAATGCTTCTTGAGGCCGGTTCCGGCCATACTGCTGGCCCGCTCGGAATGGCCGACATTTTTACCGCTTTGTATTTTAAAATCCTCAAGCACGATCCCAAAAATCCCAAATGGGAGGAGAGAGATCGGCTAGTTCTCTCAAACGGACACATCTGTCCCGTGCTCTATGCCACCATGGCTCACGCCGGTTATTTCCCAATTGAGGAGTTGAAGACCTTACGGAAGTTCGGCTCACGTTTGCAAGGGCATCCTCATCGGGAGTTTTTGCCGTACTTGGAAAATAGCTCGGGTCCCTTGGGCTCCGGCCTCTCACAAGCGGTCGGCATGGCTCTCGGCGATCGGATTGATCGCGGCCCATCATCTGATCGATATATTTATTGCCTCATGAGCGATGGGGAACTGGACGCTGGAAATAGCTGGGAAGGAGCCATGCTGGCTGGCAAAGAAAAATTACGAAACCTGATTGCCATCATTGATCGCAACAATATTCAGATTGACGGTTTCACTGAAGACATTATGCCGCTCGAGAACCTGCGTGCTCGTTGGGAAGCTTGGAATTGGCATGTTCAGGAAATTGACGGGCATAATTTTAGTGAAATTGTATCGGCAATCGATCAAGCCAAAGCCATTTTTGAAAAACCATCAGTCATCATTGCCCACACCATTCCGGGAAAGGGAGTGAAAGAATTTGAACGCGATTTCCATTGGCATGGCAAAGCACCAAATAAAGAAGAAGCGAAAATGGCTCTCAATGAGTTACGAACGTTAAGTGGAAAAATTAGAAGCGAGCATGAATAA
- a CDS encoding RpiB/LacA/LacB family sugar-phosphate isomerase: MKIFIASDHAGFKLKDVLIPFLKQEGHEVVDMGAFVYKMGDDYPDFIKLAAEKVSEDPENTRGIILGASGQGEAIVANKFPGVRAVVYYGGNREIIKLSRNHNDANILSLGARFLNEKEAKEMVRLWLGAKFLVDEERHPRRIEKIKEIESVTMKSQKTIFRRLLHKVTRKK, from the coding sequence ATGAAGATTTTTATAGCTTCAGACCACGCTGGATTTAAATTAAAGGATGTTCTGATTCCGTTTTTGAAACAGGAAGGGCATGAGGTGGTAGATATGGGCGCTTTTGTTTATAAGATGGGCGACGATTATCCTGATTTTATTAAATTAGCGGCAGAAAAAGTCTCGGAAGATCCGGAAAATACTCGCGGAATTATTCTGGGTGCTTCGGGGCAAGGGGAGGCAATTGTGGCTAATAAATTCCCTGGCGTTCGAGCAGTTGTCTATTATGGGGGCAATCGGGAGATTATTAAGCTCTCTCGCAATCATAATGATGCCAATATCCTCTCCCTCGGTGCCAGATTTCTAAATGAAAAGGAAGCTAAGGAAATGGTAAGGCTTTGGCTTGGGGCGAAATTCTTGGTAGATGAAGAGCGGCACCCAAGGCGAATTGAGAAAATCAAAGAAATTGAATCAGTGACTATGAAAAGTCAGAAAACTATTTTCAGAAGATTGTTACATAAGGTAACCCGAAAAAAATAA
- a CDS encoding glyceraldehyde 3-phosphate dehydrogenase NAD-binding domain-containing protein translates to MKKIRVAINGAGRIGRAFYKVASKRPEIEIVALNDLGDIENIAYLLKYDTVYGRSGLQIEIAPDRQSLTIDGKNVKFLSQKDPAQLPWKDLDIDVVVESTGFFTSFEKSKPHLDAGAKRVVISAPVKEDASAGAPTVLMGVNEAALKGVQISSNASCTTNSASPILAILDETIGIEKAILTTVHGYTASQSIVDGPNKKDWKEGRAAAQNIVPTSTGSAIATAKALTQFEGKFDGISMRVPVPAGSIADITFISKRPTSVEEVNSILTKAATDPRWQKVFTVVTDQIVSSDILGESHAAIADLGLTRVIDGNLVKVLSWYDNEMGYTHSLVEHVIEAGKLI, encoded by the coding sequence ATGAAAAAAATTCGTGTAGCTATTAATGGTGCCGGCCGTATTGGCCGAGCATTCTATAAAGTAGCCAGTAAAAGACCGGAGATTGAAATTGTCGCTCTCAATGATCTCGGTGATATTGAAAACATTGCCTATCTATTAAAATACGACACTGTTTATGGCCGGAGTGGCTTGCAGATTGAAATTGCTCCTGACAGACAGAGCCTGACTATTGATGGAAAAAATGTTAAATTTCTGAGCCAAAAAGACCCCGCTCAACTTCCTTGGAAAGATTTAGATATCGATGTAGTAGTGGAGTCAACGGGCTTCTTTACGAGTTTTGAAAAATCCAAACCTCATCTTGATGCCGGCGCTAAACGAGTAGTAATCAGCGCTCCAGTAAAAGAAGATGCTTCTGCCGGCGCTCCGACTGTGCTGATGGGAGTGAATGAAGCGGCCCTGAAAGGCGTTCAAATTAGTTCAAATGCTTCCTGCACCACTAATTCGGCTAGCCCGATTCTAGCCATTCTTGACGAAACCATTGGAATCGAAAAAGCCATTCTCACCACCGTTCACGGATACACTGCCAGCCAATCAATTGTGGACGGACCGAACAAGAAAGACTGGAAAGAGGGCCGCGCAGCGGCCCAAAATATCGTACCGACTTCTACCGGCTCCGCCATCGCCACCGCCAAAGCCCTGACTCAATTCGAAGGGAAGTTTGATGGCATTTCTATGCGAGTACCCGTGCCGGCCGGTTCAATTGCTGACATCACTTTTATTTCCAAACGACCTACTTCAGTTGAGGAAGTTAATTCTATTTTAACTAAAGCGGCTACTGACCCGCGCTGGCAGAAAGTATTTACGGTGGTGACTGATCAAATTGTTTCCAGCGACATCCTCGGCGAATCTCATGCCGCCATTGCCGATCTCGGACTGACCCGCGTTATTGATGGTAATTTAGTGAAGGTTCTCTCATGGTATGACAACGAAATGGGGTACACACACTCCCTTGTTGAACATGTTATCGAAGCTGGCAAGTTAATCTAA